One stretch of Oncorhynchus gorbuscha isolate QuinsamMale2020 ecotype Even-year linkage group LG21, OgorEven_v1.0, whole genome shotgun sequence DNA includes these proteins:
- the oser1 gene encoding oxidative stress-responsive serine-rich protein 1 — translation MQLELGGWSLQPPPTMEAGGKDCEDETLQTAFKKLRVDAESLPATLHVCETITPRVVSRAFLEGAKPKLSCPKENWHGSCMRKTSRGAVRSQRRRRSKSPILHPPKFTYCGSKMSPSPGHLKHKSLPEAEGCSSSLEIPAKKELLSSGHSSPVFGGAGYEPHIPAASGEGPTAKLERSPRQPLSDDKDVPEAAHCVGAEAKTGAVPSDFRSLSKLHEGGGSCPCTQSECQCTGWQGIEVYSFTGLRNILSECERNLASPEDTSQTSLQQRTQTDGSTTSTSPRSCSEQARAYVDDITIEDLSGYMEYYLYIPKKMSHMAEMMYT, via the exons ATGCAACTCGAG CTGGGTGGCTGGTCACTACAACCTCCTCCCACTATGGAGGCAGGAGGAAAAGACTGTGAGGACGAGACCCTACAAACTGCCTTTAAAAAGCTCCGGGTAGATGCTGAAAG CTTGCCTGCTACGCTGCACGTCTGTGAGACCATTACTCCAAGAGTGGTTAGCCGAGCCTTTCTAGAGGGTGCCAAGCCCAAACTTAGCTGCCCCAAGGAGAACTGGCATGG TAGTTGTATGAGGAAGACGTCAAGAGGAGCCGTGAGAAGCCAAAGACGCCGGAGATCCAAGTCTCCCATTCTCCATCCTCCAAAGTTCACCTACTGTGGTTCCAAGATGTCGCCCTCACCTGGCCATCTGAAACACAAGAGCCTGCCAGAGGCTGAAGGTTGCAGCTCCTCCCTGGAGATCCCCGCCAAGAAGGAACTGCTCTCCTCGGGCCACTCCTCCCCTGTGTTTGGCGGTGCTGGCTATGAGCCCCACATCCCCGCTGCCTCTGGGGAAGGCCCCACAGCCAAGCTGGAGCGCAGCCCCAGACAGCCCCTGTCTGACGACAAGGATGTCCCAGAGGCAGCTCACTGCGTAGGGGCTGAAGCCAAAACCGGAGCTGTGCCCTCTGACTTCAGGTCCCTGTCAAAGCTCCACGAGGGTGGGGGCTCGTGCCCCTGCACTCAGAGCGAGTGCCAGTGCACGGGCTGGCAGGGCATAGAGGTCTACTCCTTTACGGGCCTCCGTAACATCCTCTCAGAGTGCGAGAGGAATCTGGCGAGCCCAGAGGATACATCCCAGACCTCCCTGCAACAGAGAACTCAGACCGATGGGTCCACCACATCAACCTCCCCGCGTTCCTGTTCCGAACAGGCTCGGGCCTAtgttgatgacatcacaatagaggATCTTTCTGGTTACATGGAGTACTATCTTTATATTCCCAAGAAAATGTCACATATGGCAGAGATGATGTATACTTAA